The following are from one region of the Salminus brasiliensis chromosome 14, fSalBra1.hap2, whole genome shotgun sequence genome:
- the LOC140577405 gene encoding protein reprimo A-like produces the protein MNVSHGLLAPAMAGSRVPWADEREQFLGRLVQIAVLCVLSLTVVFGVFFLGCNLLIKSESMMNLLADDRRPSKEAEIIMIAA, from the coding sequence ATGAACGTGTCTCACGGGCTGCTGGCTCCAGCCATGGCGGGGTCTCGCGTGCCCTGGGCGGACGAGCGCGAGCAGTTCCTCGGGCGCCTCGTGCAGATCGCCGTGCTCTGCGTGCTCTCGCTGACCGTCGTCTTCGGAGTCTTCTTCCTCGGCTGCAACCTCCTCATCAAGTCCGAGAGCATGATGAACCTGCTGGCCGACGACCGACGACCCTCCAAAGAGGCGGAGATCATCATGATCGCTGCGTGA